A region from the Aphis gossypii isolate Hap1 chromosome 1, ASM2018417v2, whole genome shotgun sequence genome encodes:
- the LOC114130599 gene encoding methylglutaconyl-CoA hydratase, mitochondrial-like, with product MFIINRLSKLNKKSFMFKKLSTKPTQEHTQELVKVDKLTNDDKGIAIISLNRPGSKNAINKHMIDQLLNTFRQFYNDNDTKAVIFRSLVNGIFCAGADLKERLKLPPSEVGKRVSEIRNLANVIENVPVPVIAAVDGAALGGGFELALSCDFIVCASNSIFGLVETRLGIIPGAGGTQRLARAVGGSLAKELVYTARLFNAQQALQYGSVNRVSEQNNEGTSAYKCALQIAREILPNGPLAVKMAKKAISHGQQVDINNGCAIEEFCYSQIIPTNDRIEGLLAFVEKRKPNYTGS from the coding sequence atgtttattataaataggttgtcaaaattaaacaaaaaaagttttatgtttaaaaaactatcTACAAAACCAACTCAAGAACATACTCAAGAATTAGTCAAAGTCGACAAACTAACAAATGATGATAAAGGTATTGCAATCATAAGTCTCAACAGACCAGGgtcaaaaaatgcaattaataaGCATATGATTGATCAGttacttaatacttttagacaattttacaatgacaATGATACAAAAGCAGTCATTTTTCGAAGTCTTGTAAATGGAATATTTTGTGCAGGAGCAGATTTAAAAGAACGTTTAAAATTACCACCTTCTGAAGTTGGAAAGCGTGTATCAGAAATACGTAATTTAGCTAATGTTATAGAAAATGTACCTGTTCCTGTTATTGCAGCTGTTGATGGTGCTGCATTAGGTGGCGGTTTTGAATTGGCTTTAAGTTGtgattttattgtatgtgCTTCCAATTCCATTTTTGGATTAGTAGAAACTAGACTTGGCATAATACCAGGAGCTGGTGGCACTCAACGTTTAGCACGTGCAGTTGGTGGCTCACTAGCCAAAGAATTGGTTTATACTGCTAGATTATTTAATGCCCAACAGGCTTTACAATATGGTTCTGTAAATAGAGTAAGTGAACAAAACAATGAGGGCACAAGTGCTTATAAGTGCGCTTTACAAATTGCTAGAGAGATTTTACCTAATGGACCATTAGCAGTAAAAATGGCTAAAAAAGCGATCAGTCATGGACAACAAGTGGACATAAATAATGGGTGTGCCATTGAAGAATTTTGTTATAGTCAGATAATTCCAACAAATGATAGAATAGAAGGACTCTTGGCATTTGTGGAAAAACGAAAACCAAATTATACAGGGTCATAA